The genomic DNA AGTGACGTTGCAATCGTCATACGTGTTGGAATTTTCAAGACGACCAACATGATGGGTACGAGTATAAAAGCACCTGCCGCCCCAACAATTCCAGCTGCGATTCCAACGATAAACGCCAGGACTGCCGCTAACCACTTATTAAATGTCACTTGATCGATTGGTAAATCATCCAACCCTTTTTTCGGCACAAACATCATCACTGCAGCAATAGTCGCCAAAATTCCATAGACCAGATTGATGGATCCTTCAGACAATAAATTAGACCCATAGCCCCCGATAAAACTCCCAAGTAAAATGCTTGCACCCATGTACAAGACAAGCGTTTTATTAATATAACCACTTTTACGATATGCCCACACACCCGAGATCGTGGCAAAAAACACTTGAATGGCACTGATTCCCGATACCTCATGCGCTGTAAAAGCCGTCAGACCAAGAAGCGGTGGAATATAGAGCAACATTGGATATTTAATAATCGAGCCACCAATGCCGACCATTCCCGAAATAAACGAGCCGATAAAGCCGATGAAAAATAGTGTGATGATCAATGAAACATCCATCACGTAAACCTCCTTTCCAAAAAGAAAAGGGATCTTTCATGCAGATCCCTTTTCGTATAAGCATTAACCTTTTTTAATGATAAACGTAAAGACGCCAGCCTCTTCTGTATGCTCCATCAAGTCATGGCCGCCTGATTTTGACCATGCGGCTAAATCTGCCACAGACCCTTTGTCCGTCGCCTGAATTTCTAGTATCTCCCCTGCCGCCATTTCCTTCATCACTTTTCTTGCACGTACTACTGGCATTGGGCATGCCAATCCTTTTGCGTCTAACACCTTATCTGCATTCATTAAAATCGCTCCTCTTTTCATTATTTTTTTATATATTTCCACTTATCGAACCGCACAACGATTCGGTCCGATTTCCATCTCACGTTGTGTTTCTTCATCAGGGTTTATTTTCCCCATATTTGTTTCACGGATTTCTTGGTAAGCGTTTGGCTGAGGCGGTAAATTCCCTGTCACCAACTGCCTAAATTTCGCTTCATCCTCAATATTTAGCCCATGATTTTGGGCAAATAGCTTACCCAATTTCTCAGATACACTGCCGTCTTCATTCAACTCTTCAATAATCATAAAATGTGCTGGCAAAACGACTAATTCCTCAGATAGTAGCTTGTAGCGCGTGTATAATGATTCGCGTAAATCACCTACCCAATCTTCCGCAAGGCCCGCAAGATCCGGACGCCCAATGGAATCGATGAACAGAATATCACCAGATAGTAAATACGCATCGTCCACAATGAATGACGTCGAACCAATCGTATGTCCCGGGGAGTACAACGCTTGTATTGTAATGGTCGTATCACCAATTGTTAACGTACGGCCATCTTCCAGCGCTTCATAGGCAAACGTTACTTCCTCGGCATCTTTCGGTGGCAACCAATACATGCCATTGACCGCTTCTGCAATTTTACGCCCACCGGAAATATGATCCGCATGTAAATGCGTATCGAGCACATGCGTAATACGCACATTCAAATCACGCGCAAAGTCGATAAAGACATCTGTCATTCGCGTAGCGTCAACAATCGCCGCCTCACCACCCGACACGATCATATAGGACAAGCACCCTTTGCCAATTCGGACAAACTGGTACAGTTCCCCTCCATTTTTCAAGTCAGCAATTTTTACCGGTTCCAAATGTTCGCTCCACGCTTTCATACCACCCGCCAAATAATGCACAGCGCGCCCTTCTTCTGCAAGCATTTCCGCTACCATAATCGAAGAACCTTCTTTCGCACAAACCACAACAATCTCTTGGTCTGTTGGTAGCTCGTCCATGATTTCCTCAACCCCATCGAGCAAATTAAAATATGGGATATTGAGATACTGAATGTTTTCCCCTTCAATTTTCCAATCTGCAAACGCGTCCGCATTACGCACATCTAAGATGAAAAACGGTTGTTTACTCACTACTTTTTTAGCAATCTCACTTGCAGTCATTGGTGTTACCTTCATTTTTATACCCCCTACAGTACTTTTTTGATTACATAGATCTTTCAGTTGGTCCATTCCACTCGCTCATACCCGGTACAACATTTTTCACATTTGTAAATCCAGCCGCCGCTAACTTTTGCGATGCAATATCACTGCGATTCCCCGTGCGACATACGACATAAACGGCGCTTTCTTTATCCAAACTTGCTAACCCACTTTCAAAGTCACCAAGCGGCAATGACCTCGCGCCTGGAATGTGACCAAATGCATACTCCGCTGACTCGCGGACATCCAAAATAAGTGCATCCGCATGATCCGCCACAATTGCTTGTAGTTCTTCGTTGGAAACGACATGTGGATGCTGCTTCTCAACTTGCTCTTCGCCACCTGATTTACGAACATAATGTTTCAGTAATCCATTTTCTTCTGTCGTGCCTAAATACTGATGCCCTATGCCTTCAGCCCATGCTTTTAAGTCCGCTGTAGAGCCTTTGTCCGTCGCTTGCACTTCCAACACTTTCCCTGGTTCTAACTCTTTCATCACTTTTCTCGTTTTAACAATCGGCATTGGACAAGCCAACCCTTGTGCATCAAGCACGAAATCTGTTTGAATCATATCCTCTTCTCCTTTACACATGCCCGTATAGGTATATTAGATTTCAAAAAAATATACTTATTCAATTGGTCCTTGCCACGCTAGCATACCGCCCGCCATATTCACTACCTTAAAGCCATGACTTGCTAGTAATTGTGTCGCTTTTCCACTCCGACCACCTGAACGACATACCATTGTATACTCCATTTCTTTATCCAACTCATGCATCCGAAACTCCAATAATCCGAGTGGAATATGCATAGCTCCGGGTATTTTGCCTTCTTTCACTTCATCCGTCTCACGCACATCAATTAAATGCACAGTTCCGCTGCCCTTTAACATCGCTTCGACTGCTACTGTTGTTGTTTCTTTCATCCTATTCCCTCCATTTAAATAAACAAATTCACATTGCCATCTTGCGCATCCCCAAGATACGCCGCCACGCCTGCATACTCAATCCCATCCATCAATTCTTCCTGCTGCAGTCCAAGAAGATCCATCGTCATTGTACAAGCAACGAGCTTAATGTCTTGTTCCTCCGCCATTTCTATTAACTGTGGAAGTGTCATCGCATTATGCTTTTTAATAACATGCTTAATCATTTTAGGCCCCATACCTGCGAAGTTCATCTTGGAAATGCCCATCTTATCTGCACCACGGGGCATCATTTTGCCAAACATCTTTTCCAATAAACCTTTCTTCGTCGGAATCAATTCCTCTTTCCGCAAAGCGTTCAATCCCCAAAACGTGTGAAAAATCGTTACTTCATGGTCATACGCCGCCGCACCGTTTGCAATTATATACGCCGCCATTGCTTTATCATAATCGCCACTGAATAACACAATGGTCGTTTTTTTCGTTTCAGCCAATTAAATCTCCCTCTCCCGATTACCCATAGGGGTATGTGTTTTATTAAAAAGAAAAGAGCGCACTATTTCAGCGACTCTTAACCAATAGGTCTACTGCTTCTTTCACGATATCCTCTTGTGTTCTTGGATCACTATCATCTAACTGTTGAATACAGTCAATCAGATTAGAGCTGACAATCACACCAATCGTTCGATCAATCGCTGACCTTGAAGCAGATAGTTGTGTAATGACATCTTTACAGTCTTTACCGTCTTCCATCATCTTCAAAATGCCCTTGATTTGGCCTTCAATACGCTTCAGTCTGTTTTTTACT from Sporosarcina sp. FSL K6-1522 includes the following:
- a CDS encoding sulfite exporter TauE/SafE family protein, whose amino-acid sequence is MDVSLIITLFFIGFIGSFISGMVGIGGSIIKYPMLLYIPPLLGLTAFTAHEVSGISAIQVFFATISGVWAYRKSGYINKTLVLYMGASILLGSFIGGYGSNLLSEGSINLVYGILATIAAVMMFVPKKGLDDLPIDQVTFNKWLAAVLAFIVGIAAGIVGAAGAFILVPIMLVVLKIPTRMTIATSLAITFISSIGTTIGKITTDQVLYGPAAIMIIASIIAAPLGAKVGQKMNTKVLQWLLAVLILGTAIKIWMDM
- a CDS encoding sulfurtransferase TusA family protein — protein: MNADKVLDAKGLACPMPVVRARKVMKEMAAGEILEIQATDKGSVADLAAWSKSGGHDLMEHTEEAGVFTFIIKKG
- a CDS encoding MBL fold metallo-hydrolase; the encoded protein is MKVTPMTASEIAKKVVSKQPFFILDVRNADAFADWKIEGENIQYLNIPYFNLLDGVEEIMDELPTDQEIVVVCAKEGSSIMVAEMLAEEGRAVHYLAGGMKAWSEHLEPVKIADLKNGGELYQFVRIGKGCLSYMIVSGGEAAIVDATRMTDVFIDFARDLNVRITHVLDTHLHADHISGGRKIAEAVNGMYWLPPKDAEEVTFAYEALEDGRTLTIGDTTITIQALYSPGHTIGSTSFIVDDAYLLSGDILFIDSIGRPDLAGLAEDWVGDLRESLYTRYKLLSEELVVLPAHFMIIEELNEDGSVSEKLGKLFAQNHGLNIEDEAKFRQLVTGNLPPQPNAYQEIRETNMGKINPDEETQREMEIGPNRCAVR
- a CDS encoding sulfurtransferase TusA family protein; translated protein: MIQTDFVLDAQGLACPMPIVKTRKVMKELEPGKVLEVQATDKGSTADLKAWAEGIGHQYLGTTEENGLLKHYVRKSGGEEQVEKQHPHVVSNEELQAIVADHADALILDVRESAEYAFGHIPGARSLPLGDFESGLASLDKESAVYVVCRTGNRSDIASQKLAAAGFTNVKNVVPGMSEWNGPTERSM
- a CDS encoding rhodanese-like domain-containing protein, coding for MKETTTVAVEAMLKGSGTVHLIDVRETDEVKEGKIPGAMHIPLGLLEFRMHELDKEMEYTMVCRSGGRSGKATQLLASHGFKVVNMAGGMLAWQGPIE
- a CDS encoding DsrE/DsrF/DrsH-like family protein, whose translation is MAETKKTTIVLFSGDYDKAMAAYIIANGAAAYDHEVTIFHTFWGLNALRKEELIPTKKGLLEKMFGKMMPRGADKMGISKMNFAGMGPKMIKHVIKKHNAMTLPQLIEMAEEQDIKLVACTMTMDLLGLQQEELMDGIEYAGVAAYLGDAQDGNVNLFI
- a CDS encoding metal-sensitive transcriptional regulator — encoded protein: MEYDDKVKNRLKRIEGQIKGILKMMEDGKDCKDVITQLSASRSAIDRTIGVIVSSNLIDCIQQLDDSDPRTQEDIVKEAVDLLVKSR